From Actinoplanes oblitus, a single genomic window includes:
- a CDS encoding nitric-oxide reductase large subunit — protein sequence MAVKQPGTAEAGRRPLLVSKAWIQAVALVMLVGFGVMGLLAYRTYTAEPPIPQRVVAPDGRVLFTGDDVSRGQQIFLHNGLMEYGSVFGHGAYLGPDFTDDYLHRAAESVTRQLGAGAGTTAQRVVHDFQHNQYDAITKTLTYTTEQAVAFDENVTYYSGYFSADNTAKGLRPKAITDPTRLRQMTAFFSWSAWAASAHRPGKDYSYTNNWPPEPLVGNTPTANVLVWSVLSLVALLAGIGALFFAFGRWGERLGWRGRQADTISFRGPDAVTLTPAQRATAWFFLVVGLLFLVQTLVGAASEHYRAEVTGFFGFDLARLLPYNLVRTWHLQLSLFWVSAAFLAAGIFLAPIIAGREPKRQSLLAYLLLAAVAVVVFGSLIGEALSIHGVFAEPGSFLGSQGFEYLDLARVWQVLLTAGLFVWAAILFRGVRTRLRRDHAGNMPWLFFLSACAIPAFYAVGLLADSGDNFTHADFWRFWVVHLWVEDFLELFTTVMVAYIFVMLGVVRERVAMTVIYLDIVLYSAGGVIGTMHHLYFSGEPAEHMALGAFFSAAEVIPLTFLTVEAWSFLQLGARQENRSATAFPHRWAVMFLVAVGFWNFLGAGIFGFLINLPIVSYYEIGTALTANHGHAAMMGVYGMLAMGLALFCLRYLIPEDKWPDRLAKISFWSANLGLLWMCFATLLPLGILQLYESVDSGYHAARTLEYVTDPTNSLIEWLRLPGDVVFIVGGVLPFLWICWLGVRHAMRRGRPTTLDEPDEVLFTDITVPAEDGRQHEASAAASTETVG from the coding sequence ATGGCGGTCAAGCAGCCGGGAACAGCCGAGGCCGGGCGCCGCCCGCTGCTGGTCAGCAAGGCCTGGATCCAGGCGGTCGCGTTGGTCATGCTGGTGGGGTTCGGGGTCATGGGTCTGCTGGCCTATCGGACCTACACCGCCGAGCCGCCGATCCCGCAGCGCGTCGTCGCCCCGGACGGGCGGGTGCTGTTCACCGGTGACGACGTCAGCCGGGGGCAGCAGATCTTCCTGCACAACGGATTGATGGAATACGGCTCGGTGTTCGGCCACGGCGCCTATCTCGGGCCCGACTTCACCGACGACTACCTGCACCGGGCGGCCGAATCGGTCACCCGGCAACTCGGCGCCGGAGCCGGGACCACAGCTCAGCGGGTAGTTCACGACTTCCAGCACAACCAGTACGACGCGATAACCAAGACGTTGACCTACACGACGGAACAAGCAGTCGCCTTCGACGAGAACGTCACCTACTACTCCGGCTACTTCAGCGCCGACAACACCGCGAAAGGGTTGCGGCCCAAGGCGATCACCGACCCGACCCGGTTACGGCAGATGACCGCGTTCTTCTCGTGGAGCGCGTGGGCGGCGTCGGCGCACCGGCCCGGCAAGGACTACTCCTACACCAACAACTGGCCGCCGGAGCCCCTGGTCGGCAACACCCCGACCGCGAACGTACTGGTCTGGAGTGTCCTGTCGCTTGTCGCGCTGCTGGCCGGCATCGGAGCGCTGTTCTTCGCGTTCGGCCGCTGGGGTGAACGCCTCGGCTGGCGCGGCCGTCAGGCCGACACCATCTCCTTCCGCGGCCCGGACGCGGTCACCCTGACCCCGGCGCAGCGGGCCACCGCGTGGTTCTTCCTGGTCGTCGGCCTGTTGTTCCTGGTGCAGACCTTGGTCGGCGCGGCCAGTGAGCATTACCGCGCGGAGGTGACCGGCTTCTTCGGCTTCGATCTGGCCCGGCTGCTGCCGTACAACCTGGTACGGACCTGGCACCTGCAGCTGTCGCTGTTCTGGGTGTCCGCGGCCTTCCTGGCCGCCGGGATCTTCCTCGCCCCGATCATCGCCGGCCGTGAGCCGAAGAGGCAGAGCCTGCTCGCCTACCTTCTGCTCGCCGCGGTCGCGGTGGTGGTGTTCGGCAGCCTCATCGGTGAGGCGCTGAGCATCCACGGCGTGTTCGCCGAGCCGGGCTCGTTTCTCGGCAGCCAGGGCTTCGAGTACCTCGACCTCGCCCGGGTGTGGCAGGTGCTGCTCACCGCCGGCCTGTTCGTCTGGGCCGCGATCCTGTTCCGCGGGGTACGGACCCGGCTGCGCCGTGATCACGCCGGCAACATGCCGTGGCTGTTCTTCCTCTCCGCGTGCGCGATCCCCGCCTTCTACGCCGTCGGGCTGCTCGCCGACTCGGGCGACAACTTCACCCACGCCGACTTCTGGCGGTTCTGGGTGGTGCACCTGTGGGTCGAGGACTTCCTCGAGCTGTTCACCACCGTCATGGTCGCCTACATCTTCGTCATGCTCGGTGTGGTCCGCGAACGCGTCGCCATGACCGTCATCTACCTCGACATCGTGCTGTACTCCGCCGGCGGGGTCATCGGCACCATGCATCACCTGTACTTCTCGGGTGAGCCGGCCGAGCACATGGCGCTGGGCGCGTTCTTCTCGGCCGCCGAGGTCATCCCGCTGACCTTCCTGACCGTCGAGGCGTGGAGCTTCCTGCAACTCGGGGCGCGGCAGGAGAACAGGTCGGCCACCGCGTTCCCGCATCGCTGGGCGGTGATGTTCCTGGTCGCTGTCGGTTTCTGGAACTTCCTCGGTGCCGGCATCTTCGGCTTCCTGATCAACCTGCCGATCGTGTCGTACTACGAGATCGGCACCGCCCTGACCGCCAACCACGGGCACGCCGCCATGATGGGCGTCTACGGCATGCTCGCCATGGGTCTGGCCCTGTTCTGCCTGCGCTACCTCATCCCCGAGGACAAGTGGCCGGACCGGCTCGCGAAGATCTCGTTCTGGTCGGCGAACCTCGGGCTGCTGTGGATGTGTTTCGCCACGCTGCTGCCGCTGGGCATCCTGCAACTGTACGAGTCGGTCGACTCCGGCTATCACGCCGCCCGCACCCTCGAGTACGTCACCGACCCGACCAACAGCCTCATCGAGTGGCTGCGACTGCCCGGCGACGTGGTCTTCATCGTCGGCGGCGTACTGCCGTTCCTGTGGATCTGCTGGCTCGGCGTACGGCACGCGATGCGCCGTGGACGGCCGACCACCCTGGACGAGCCTGACGAGGTGCTGTTCACCGACATCACCGTGCCCGCCGAGGACGGCCGCCAGCACGAGGCATCCGCCGCCGCGTCCACCGAAACAGTCGGCTAG
- a CDS encoding Acg family FMN-binding oxidoreductase — MTSLDERALAHCVRTASLAPSLHNSQPWRFRLVDGAVEVYADRRRQLEVLDPDGRELLISVGAAVFTLRLAIRVEGHVTEVSIFPDAGSPDLVARIRPAYARPSSAYATALAEAITARHTNRSPFADAVVPADSLAQLRAAATAEGATLTLADAVRRDVIINLAQAAEARLRAEGGYRAELGYWTRPHPHRRDGIPPTAVGPWDALEHLPMRDFGLVHHQPSRNAERFEAHPTITVLATNGDGPVDWVRAGQALQRVLLTATRLRLATTPISQPIEIPAIRDLLTDTGNGRSAQMVIRLGYAPSGPPTPRRPLTDILDTRTP; from the coding sequence ATGACATCGCTCGACGAGCGGGCTCTTGCCCACTGTGTGCGCACCGCGTCGCTGGCACCGTCGCTGCACAACAGTCAACCTTGGCGGTTCCGGCTCGTCGACGGCGCCGTCGAGGTGTACGCCGACCGCCGCCGGCAGCTGGAGGTGCTCGACCCGGACGGCCGGGAACTGCTGATCAGCGTCGGTGCCGCCGTGTTCACGCTGCGCCTGGCGATCAGGGTGGAGGGCCACGTGACCGAGGTGTCGATATTTCCTGATGCCGGCTCGCCCGACCTGGTGGCCCGCATCCGGCCGGCATATGCCAGGCCGTCGTCGGCGTACGCCACTGCCCTGGCCGAGGCCATCACCGCCCGGCACACCAACCGGAGCCCGTTCGCCGACGCCGTGGTGCCCGCCGACAGCTTGGCGCAACTGCGAGCAGCCGCCACGGCGGAAGGCGCCACCCTGACCCTCGCGGACGCGGTCAGGCGAGACGTGATCATCAACCTCGCCCAGGCCGCCGAGGCTCGGCTCCGTGCCGAGGGCGGGTACCGCGCCGAGCTCGGTTACTGGACCAGGCCCCACCCGCACCGCCGCGACGGGATTCCGCCGACCGCGGTCGGCCCCTGGGACGCCCTGGAGCACCTGCCGATGCGTGACTTCGGCCTGGTGCACCATCAGCCGTCCCGCAACGCCGAGCGATTCGAGGCCCACCCGACGATCACCGTCCTCGCCACCAACGGCGACGGCCCTGTCGACTGGGTCCGTGCCGGGCAGGCCCTGCAACGCGTCCTGCTGACTGCCACCCGCCTCCGTCTGGCCACCACCCCGATCAGCCAGCCCATCGAGATCCCGGCGATCCGTGACCTGCTCACCGACACCGGTAACGGCCGCTCGGCGCAGATGGTCATCCGGTTGGGATACGCCCCCTCGGGGCCGCCCACACCGCGCCGCCCGCTGACCGACATCCTCGACACGCGGACACCGTGA
- a CDS encoding substrate-binding domain-containing protein yields MGLHTGRRSALLLALATATCLVATGCGGGSDKSGDDSVAVALITKNSTNPFFVTMQDGARKAAETEGVKLTLAAGKEDGDEAGQVQAIEDAIARGDDGILITPNGPGVNPAIKKARDAGLYVIALDTPPEPANTVDITFATDNFKAGELIGKWTAKQLGGKPATVALLDLFNDKIVSVDYNRDQGFLSGMGIDTKDRKVNGDEAKSGSYSAGTYSIVCNEPTDGAEDGGRTAMERCLAKNPAINVVYTINEPAAVGAQKALQAAGVKDALVVSIDGGCNGVQQVKSGLISATSQQYPVKMAELGVQAITKIAKGGEKPQTTSGLDFFDTGVTLVTDKPATGVDSITSADGASKCWGKA; encoded by the coding sequence ATGGGCCTGCACACAGGACGGCGGAGCGCGCTGCTGCTCGCCCTCGCCACCGCGACGTGCCTGGTGGCCACCGGCTGCGGTGGTGGCAGCGACAAGAGCGGGGACGACAGCGTCGCGGTCGCCCTGATCACGAAGAACTCCACCAACCCGTTCTTCGTCACCATGCAGGACGGAGCGCGCAAGGCGGCCGAGACCGAGGGCGTCAAGCTGACCCTCGCCGCCGGCAAGGAGGACGGCGACGAGGCCGGACAGGTGCAGGCGATCGAGGACGCCATCGCTCGCGGTGACGACGGCATCCTGATCACCCCGAACGGACCCGGCGTCAATCCGGCCATCAAGAAGGCCCGCGACGCCGGCCTCTACGTCATCGCTCTGGACACCCCGCCGGAGCCCGCGAACACCGTCGACATCACGTTCGCCACCGACAACTTCAAGGCCGGCGAACTGATCGGCAAGTGGACCGCCAAGCAGTTGGGCGGCAAGCCCGCCACTGTCGCCCTGCTCGACCTGTTCAACGACAAGATCGTGTCCGTCGACTACAACCGGGATCAGGGCTTCCTCAGCGGCATGGGCATCGACACCAAGGACCGCAAGGTCAACGGGGACGAGGCCAAGTCCGGCTCGTACTCCGCGGGCACCTACAGCATCGTCTGCAACGAGCCGACCGACGGTGCCGAGGACGGCGGCCGTACCGCGATGGAGCGGTGCCTGGCGAAGAACCCGGCGATCAATGTCGTCTACACCATCAACGAGCCGGCCGCGGTCGGCGCGCAGAAGGCCCTGCAGGCGGCGGGCGTCAAGGACGCGCTGGTGGTGTCGATCGACGGCGGATGCAACGGCGTGCAGCAGGTGAAGAGCGGGCTGATCAGTGCCACCAGCCAGCAGTACCCGGTGAAGATGGCCGAACTGGGTGTTCAGGCGATCACGAAGATCGCCAAGGGCGGCGAGAAGCCGCAGACCACCAGCGGGCTCGACTTCTTCGACACCGGCGTCACCCTGGTCACCGACAAGCCGGCCACCGGTGTCGACAGCATCACCAGCGCCGACGGCGCCAGCAAGTGCTGGGGCAAGGCCTGA
- a CDS encoding Crp/Fnr family transcriptional regulator: MHDFAVDLPADWLRRWAVRGRPVFRANRHRLFRAGDPADKFWLVNSGAVVLDLPVPGRGDIVIEQLRHGSVVGWSWLLAPYRWRFGAVVAEDMHAIEFDAAHVRAMIDDDPKIGRDLNGRFLAVLADRLGAARSRLAELYAYPDTDPGELR, translated from the coding sequence GTGCACGACTTCGCCGTCGACCTACCGGCGGATTGGCTGCGTCGCTGGGCCGTTCGCGGCCGGCCGGTGTTCCGCGCGAACCGGCACCGCCTGTTTCGCGCCGGCGATCCGGCGGACAAGTTCTGGCTGGTCAACTCCGGGGCCGTCGTTCTCGACCTCCCGGTTCCGGGCCGTGGCGACATCGTCATCGAACAGCTACGCCATGGCTCGGTCGTCGGCTGGTCGTGGCTGCTTGCTCCGTACCGGTGGCGGTTCGGGGCTGTGGTCGCCGAAGACATGCACGCCATCGAGTTCGACGCCGCCCACGTGCGCGCCATGATCGACGACGATCCGAAGATCGGTCGTGACCTCAACGGCCGCTTCCTGGCCGTGCTCGCCGATCGGCTGGGAGCCGCTCGGAGCCGGCTCGCCGAGCTCTATGCCTACCCGGATACCGACCCCGGCGAACTGCGCTGA
- a CDS encoding response regulator transcription factor, whose translation MTHQVLVVDDDPTVSDVVRRYLEQDGCRVRLAADGLSALAAVDAERPDLVVLDLMLGGLDGLEVCRRLQRDQPGLPVVMLTALGEESDRVLGLEVGADDYVTKPFSPRELTLRVRSVLRRTAPAAPPHPALLRDGDLVADTGRRTAELAGQPLALTVREFDLLEFLLRHPARAFSRAELLEKVWGWRFGDQSTVTVHVRRLREKIEVDPAAPARLVTVWGVGYRYEPGADA comes from the coding sequence ATGACCCATCAGGTGCTGGTCGTCGACGACGACCCGACGGTGAGCGACGTCGTGCGCCGTTATCTCGAACAGGACGGCTGCCGGGTGCGCCTGGCCGCCGACGGCCTGTCCGCGCTCGCCGCCGTCGACGCCGAACGGCCGGACCTGGTCGTGCTCGACCTGATGCTCGGCGGCCTCGACGGCCTCGAGGTGTGCCGCCGCCTGCAGCGCGACCAGCCCGGCCTGCCGGTGGTGATGCTGACCGCGCTCGGCGAGGAGAGCGACCGGGTGCTCGGCCTGGAGGTCGGCGCCGACGATTACGTGACGAAACCGTTCAGTCCGCGCGAGCTGACCCTGCGGGTGCGGTCGGTGCTGCGCCGCACCGCGCCGGCCGCGCCGCCGCACCCGGCCCTGCTGCGCGACGGCGACCTGGTGGCCGACACCGGGCGGCGCACCGCCGAGCTGGCCGGGCAGCCGCTGGCGCTGACCGTCCGCGAGTTCGACCTGCTGGAGTTCCTGCTGCGCCACCCGGCCCGGGCGTTCTCCCGCGCCGAGCTGCTGGAGAAGGTGTGGGGCTGGCGGTTCGGCGACCAGTCGACGGTGACGGTGCACGTGCGCCGGCTGCGCGAGAAGATCGAGGTCGACCCGGCGGCGCCGGCCCGCCTCGTCACGGTCTGGGGTGTCGGCTACCGATACGAGCCGGGCGCCGATGCGTGA
- a CDS encoding slipin family protein translates to MFGYVIGGLVLAATALAVSSVRILREYERAVVFRLGRLQGARGPGPLLLLPLIDRMERVSLRTVTLTIPPQEVITRDNVPARVNAVAYFRVTDPVRAVVEVEAHPVATSQIAQTTVRSVLGHVDLDTLLTEREKLNESIRTIVDEQTEPWGIKVTTVEIKDVEIPEAMQRAMARQAEAERERRAKVINATGEHEAAQALHDASQILAASPSGLHLRYLQTLLELGGDQRTTVVFPLPMDLLEPFLRRLDPSGRSAVPAPPAGPGEAQAPVS, encoded by the coding sequence ATGTTCGGCTACGTGATCGGCGGTCTCGTCCTGGCCGCGACCGCCCTGGCCGTGAGCAGCGTACGCATCCTGCGTGAATACGAGCGGGCGGTAGTGTTCCGCCTCGGGCGGCTCCAGGGCGCCCGCGGTCCCGGTCCGTTGCTGCTGCTGCCGTTGATCGACCGGATGGAACGAGTCTCCCTGCGCACCGTCACCCTGACCATTCCGCCGCAGGAGGTCATCACCCGCGACAACGTGCCCGCCCGGGTCAATGCCGTCGCCTATTTCCGGGTCACCGATCCGGTCCGCGCGGTCGTGGAGGTCGAGGCGCATCCGGTCGCCACCTCGCAGATCGCGCAGACCACCGTCCGCAGCGTGCTCGGGCACGTCGACCTGGACACGCTGCTGACCGAACGGGAAAAACTCAACGAGAGCATCCGTACGATCGTCGACGAGCAGACCGAGCCATGGGGCATCAAGGTCACCACCGTCGAGATCAAGGATGTGGAGATCCCCGAAGCCATGCAGCGCGCGATGGCCCGCCAGGCCGAAGCCGAACGGGAACGCCGTGCCAAGGTCATCAACGCCACCGGCGAACACGAGGCCGCCCAGGCACTGCACGACGCTTCCCAGATCCTCGCCGCCAGCCCGTCCGGCCTGCACCTGCGCTACCTGCAGACGCTGCTGGAACTCGGCGGCGACCAGCGCACCACTGTCGTCTTCCCGCTCCCGATGGACCTGCTCGAACCGTTCCTGCGCCGCCTGGACCCGTCCGGCCGGAGCGCTGTACCCGCCCCGCCGGCCGGGCCCGGCGAGGCGCAGGCGCCCGTCAGCTGA
- a CDS encoding ABC transporter permease — protein MTTTPTAATAVEQFALRRRTPLERLQHVLHAYPAISPLLVLILAFAVFSAVNPRFAAPNSLSLVLQQVAVVGALAVGQTLVILTAGIDLSVGAVTILAMMLAAKLAEGHGLPGVLAVAAGIGVGLLAGLVNGTLVTRIGLPPFIVTLGTLSIFGAIALLYTKGQSVPATDLPALLNWTGETFPIGRFRISIGVVLVAVLYLVVGYALATTAWGRHVYAIGDDKEAARLAGIRVDRVLLSVYLTAGAIYGLAAWILVGRAGAASPNAITDANLESITAVVIGGTSLFGGRGVLVGTLLGALIVGFFRSGLSLAGVDDQYRVLAVGLLVLLAVAVDQWIRKVKS, from the coding sequence GTGACCACCACCCCCACGGCCGCAACAGCGGTCGAACAGTTCGCGCTGCGCCGGCGCACACCACTGGAACGGCTGCAGCACGTGCTGCACGCGTACCCGGCGATCAGCCCGTTGCTGGTGCTGATCCTGGCCTTCGCGGTGTTCTCCGCCGTCAACCCGCGCTTCGCCGCACCCAACTCGCTCTCGCTGGTGCTGCAGCAAGTCGCCGTCGTCGGGGCGCTCGCCGTCGGTCAGACGCTGGTCATCCTGACCGCGGGTATCGACCTGTCGGTAGGCGCCGTCACCATCCTGGCGATGATGCTCGCCGCGAAACTCGCCGAGGGGCACGGCCTGCCAGGCGTCCTCGCGGTCGCCGCCGGCATCGGCGTCGGCCTGCTCGCCGGTCTGGTCAATGGGACCCTGGTGACCCGCATCGGCCTGCCACCGTTCATCGTCACCCTGGGCACGCTGAGCATCTTCGGGGCGATCGCCTTGCTCTACACCAAGGGGCAGAGCGTTCCGGCCACGGACCTGCCCGCCCTGCTCAACTGGACCGGCGAGACGTTCCCCATCGGCCGGTTCCGGATCAGCATCGGCGTGGTGCTGGTGGCGGTCCTCTACCTCGTCGTCGGATACGCGCTGGCCACCACCGCCTGGGGCCGGCACGTCTACGCGATCGGCGACGACAAGGAAGCCGCCCGTCTTGCCGGCATCCGGGTGGACCGGGTGCTGCTCAGCGTGTACCTCACCGCCGGGGCCATCTACGGCCTCGCCGCCTGGATCCTCGTCGGACGGGCCGGCGCTGCCAGCCCGAACGCGATCACCGACGCCAACCTGGAGAGCATCACCGCCGTGGTGATCGGCGGCACCAGCCTCTTCGGCGGGCGCGGCGTCCTGGTCGGCACCCTGCTCGGTGCCCTGATCGTCGGATTCTTCCGCAGCGGCCTGTCCCTCGCCGGCGTGGACGACCAGTACCGGGTGCTCGCCGTGGGCCTGCTGGTACTGCTCGCCGTCGCTGTCGACCAGTGGATCCGGAAGGTGAAATCGTGA
- a CDS encoding LacI family DNA-binding transcriptional regulator, with protein sequence MPHDAEEAETAVTRATLRDVAILAGVSAKTASRVVNGEPGVSVAKLAAVQRAVAQLNYRPNFTASSLRRSKGRTAAIGAVLENVANPFSSALHRALEDVARDRNVMIFAGSVDEDPRRERALVQAFTARQADALLVVPASDNQAYLAQEVAAGTPVVFVDRPPVGLLADAVLADNRAGAAAAVHHLVSHGHRDIAYLGDLSTISTAAERFQGYKEALSDHGIRPQPEHIVHDLHTEDAARAATLRLAGGQHPPTAYFTAQNLVTIGTIRALRDLGRHDRTALVGFDDFPLAELLQPAVTVVAQDPFQMGRVAAELIFRRLDGERWDPTVHVVATRLVPRGSGEITGPFTNPG encoded by the coding sequence GTGCCGCACGATGCCGAGGAAGCCGAGACCGCGGTGACCCGCGCGACCCTGCGCGACGTCGCGATACTCGCCGGAGTGAGCGCCAAGACCGCGTCCCGGGTCGTCAACGGCGAACCCGGGGTCAGCGTCGCCAAGCTCGCCGCCGTGCAACGCGCTGTCGCCCAGCTCAACTACCGCCCCAACTTCACGGCGAGCAGTCTGCGCCGGTCGAAGGGGCGCACCGCGGCGATCGGCGCGGTGCTGGAGAACGTCGCGAACCCGTTCTCCTCGGCATTGCACCGGGCGCTGGAGGACGTCGCCCGCGACCGCAACGTCATGATCTTCGCCGGTAGCGTCGACGAGGACCCGCGGCGTGAACGGGCCCTCGTCCAGGCCTTCACCGCGCGTCAGGCGGACGCCCTGCTGGTCGTTCCGGCCAGCGACAACCAGGCCTATCTGGCCCAGGAGGTCGCCGCCGGCACACCGGTGGTCTTCGTCGACCGGCCACCGGTCGGGCTGCTCGCCGACGCCGTGCTGGCGGACAACCGGGCCGGCGCCGCGGCGGCCGTGCACCATCTGGTGTCACACGGGCACCGCGACATCGCCTACCTCGGTGACCTGTCCACCATCTCCACCGCCGCCGAGCGCTTCCAGGGATACAAAGAGGCGCTCAGCGACCACGGCATCCGCCCCCAGCCCGAACACATCGTCCACGACCTGCACACCGAGGACGCGGCTCGCGCGGCCACCCTCCGCCTGGCCGGCGGCCAGCACCCGCCGACCGCCTACTTCACCGCGCAGAACCTGGTCACCATCGGTACCATCCGCGCCCTGCGTGACCTCGGCCGGCACGACCGGACGGCGCTGGTCGGATTCGACGACTTCCCCCTGGCCGAGCTGCTGCAACCCGCCGTCACGGTGGTGGCCCAGGATCCCTTCCAGATGGGTCGCGTCGCCGCCGAGCTCATCTTCCGCCGGCTGGACGGCGAACGCTGGGACCCCACCGTCCACGTGGTGGCGACCCGGCTCGTCCCACGCGGCTCCGGCGAGATCACCGGGCCGTTCACGAACCCGGGATGA
- a CDS encoding ATP-binding cassette domain-containing protein: MTTPVLSARGLVKTFGRVVGLDGVDVDLYPGEVLAVIGDNGAGKSTLIKCLTGAMVPDAGELRLDGEPVHFRRPQDARNAGIETVYQTLAVAPALDIASNLFLGRERRRAGLLGSVFRMIDKRGMRREAESALAGLGIGTLQDMSQAVETLSGGQRQAVAVARAAAFGSKVIVLDEPTAALGVRESQQVLRMIDQVRSRGVPVVLISHNMPHVFEVADRIHIQRLGRCAGVITPRSHTMTEAVAIMTGATTLAETPGRTTADVGEPA, translated from the coding sequence GTGACAACCCCCGTACTCTCCGCCCGCGGGCTGGTCAAGACGTTCGGCCGGGTGGTCGGGCTCGACGGTGTGGACGTCGACCTCTATCCCGGCGAGGTGCTCGCCGTCATCGGCGACAACGGAGCCGGCAAGTCGACGCTGATCAAATGCCTGACCGGCGCGATGGTTCCGGATGCCGGTGAGCTGCGGCTCGACGGCGAACCGGTGCACTTCCGCCGGCCGCAGGACGCCCGCAACGCGGGTATCGAGACGGTTTACCAGACGCTTGCCGTCGCGCCGGCGCTGGACATCGCCAGCAATCTGTTCCTGGGCCGGGAACGCCGCCGGGCCGGTCTGCTCGGCTCGGTATTCCGGATGATCGACAAGAGGGGGATGCGGCGGGAAGCCGAAAGCGCACTGGCCGGCCTCGGCATCGGCACCCTCCAGGACATGTCGCAGGCGGTCGAGACGCTCTCCGGAGGACAGCGCCAGGCCGTCGCGGTGGCCCGGGCGGCGGCATTCGGCAGCAAGGTGATCGTGCTCGACGAGCCGACGGCGGCGCTCGGCGTACGCGAGTCGCAGCAGGTGCTCCGCATGATCGACCAGGTGCGCTCGCGCGGCGTGCCGGTCGTCCTGATCAGTCACAACATGCCACACGTCTTCGAGGTGGCCGACCGTATCCACATCCAGCGACTGGGCCGGTGTGCCGGCGTCATCACACCGCGGTCGCACACCATGACCGAGGCGGTGGCGATCATGACCGGTGCCACCACGCTGGCCGAGACCCCGGGCCGCACCACTGCCGACGTCGGAGAACCGGCGTGA
- a CDS encoding sensor histidine kinase yields MRDILLIGVYALAAGAVVGLCGALVLRLLRGRSIAVHVCVLLAITVTAVVAGVAAVARAMFLSAHDLQVVLVTVAASAVVSLALGLVFGRRLAAAAMWAAEARERERQMEAGRRDLVAWVSHDLRTPLAGLRAMTEALQDGVVADRASVAEYHRRIRAETDRMSGLVDDLFELSRIHAGALRLVPAHLPLGDIVSDAVAAVGPLAAGRGITLVAAGDEWPVVTGGAAELNRIVSNLLTNSVRYTPVNGIVHIEAGRDAGEVWLAVSDSCGGIPEDDLPRVFDVAFRGSRARTPDGGAGGGLGLAIVRGLVEAHGGRVRAGNVRGGCRFEVRLPAHPALSR; encoded by the coding sequence ATGCGTGACATCCTGCTGATCGGCGTCTACGCGCTCGCGGCCGGCGCGGTCGTCGGACTGTGCGGCGCCCTGGTGCTGCGGCTGCTGCGCGGCCGGTCGATCGCCGTGCACGTGTGCGTGCTGCTGGCCATCACGGTGACAGCCGTCGTCGCCGGGGTCGCCGCGGTGGCCCGGGCGATGTTCCTGTCCGCCCACGACCTGCAGGTGGTGCTGGTCACCGTGGCCGCGTCGGCGGTGGTCAGCCTGGCCCTCGGTCTCGTCTTCGGGCGCCGGCTGGCCGCCGCGGCGATGTGGGCGGCCGAGGCCCGCGAGCGGGAACGGCAGATGGAGGCCGGCCGCCGTGACCTGGTCGCCTGGGTGTCGCACGACCTGCGGACGCCGCTCGCCGGCCTGCGCGCGATGACCGAGGCGCTGCAGGACGGCGTGGTCGCCGACCGGGCGAGCGTGGCGGAGTACCACCGCCGGATCCGCGCCGAGACCGACCGGATGAGCGGGCTCGTCGACGACCTGTTCGAACTGTCCCGCATCCACGCGGGGGCGCTGCGCCTCGTCCCGGCCCACCTGCCGCTCGGCGACATCGTCTCGGACGCCGTCGCCGCTGTCGGCCCGCTCGCCGCCGGGCGGGGCATCACCCTGGTCGCGGCCGGTGACGAGTGGCCGGTGGTGACCGGCGGGGCGGCCGAGCTCAACCGGATCGTCAGCAACCTGCTGACCAACTCGGTGCGGTACACCCCGGTGAACGGGATCGTGCACATCGAGGCGGGCCGGGATGCCGGTGAGGTGTGGCTGGCCGTCTCGGACAGCTGCGGCGGGATCCCGGAGGACGACCTGCCACGGGTCTTCGACGTGGCATTCCGGGGCAGCCGGGCGCGCACACCGGACGGCGGGGCCGGGGGAGGGCTCGGGCTGGCCATCGTGCGCGGCCTGGTGGAGGCGCACGGCGGGCGGGTGCGGGCCGGGAACGTCCGCGGCGGCTGCCGGTTCGAGGTGCGGCTGCCGGCCCACCCCGCGCTGTCCCGGTAG